In Pieris rapae chromosome 6, ilPieRapa1.1, whole genome shotgun sequence, the sequence ggaataaaaaaatatatgactatccgaaaattttaacaaaaattcaaGAATTCAGAATCTTCTTTTCACATGAAAAATATGATTGCAGTGaattagatattttgattaagtCTATGAAATTCAAAATAGAAACAGAAAAATCAACTATCTTACCAGAAGATTTgtgtataaatgttttaaaaaggaataatcaagatttatttcaaattataacaaagaGAGATAGTTCATGGAAATATGATAGAAAACCTATGCGTCGTTTTTTTTGCAAACTGCGCTGTTATTGGCATGATTCAATAGCAGcagaatttaaaagaataagtCTAAATACTGATAAACCAAACTGGGATATACCTTGGGGACTCTTAACTGAAAAAGAATTTCTGGAATTGTTACAGCAATATTTTTCTACTCAAGAAATTGGTACAGCTAAAGAAAAAATTGAGATTGCAAAACATTTGCACTTATTTCGACCTTGTGTGTCTTTGGAAACAGCATTACATTTGTCTAATGAAAacgaaattcaaaatttcgCGTTATCAATTCATTCTTTGATGTACAATATGGATCCTTTTAAAGTctgtgatatatttataaaattacaagatTTATGCTCttcttgcaaaaaaaaatccttacaaaaacattgtcttaaaattgctttaaaaagGTTAAATTATGAAGAAAAAACTGATGCTTTAAAAGAAATGTGGAAAAtgactaataataaattatcacgTTTTCTACTTTTTCAAGAAACTTTTGCGTTATTATGTGAAGCAACTGATTGTCAAATAATCTTCCATTATTGGAGTGTTTTAAgtcattttattgataatttaacaGAATGTGAAgattttagattaattaaacttcTATCCCATCCGAAAGATATTCCTAATGTAATATTGCCAGAATATTGCGAAACAGTTCAaaggttttttaaaacattgacTGATATCACACATTTTCaagaatttacaaaaagatttatgttAGATCCAGAGGAGAAAGTTAAAGAATTGCATAAAACATTAACCAAGAAACATTATGCTTTTTATTGGTTGGAAGATTACATTTTAGACACTAGCTCTGAAAAAGTACAAATGGAAAGATATGAAAAATTGTTAGTTCCATTACTAGGCgatgaaaaatttatattgtccGAAAAGCAACCATTTATTGCAATACTTCATAGCCTCTATCGTAATTTggattataaaattttgcatACAAAAGTTGTCGTTCCGTTAGCAATGTTTACGGATATTCAGCGAAGATTAGAAGAAAGATTaccattttatgaaaattacgTTTTCATAACCTGTGGTCGTTTGTTTTTGGGTTATCTGCGTCTTTTAGACAAAAACTGTAAGCAATTGACAGATCGAGACGAAATAACACATAAAACTCAGATAGATTTTGGGGTATTTTGCGCAGATTATTTAGATGAAGAGATCGAAAAGCATTTTCCGACAATTTACATGTCTTTTTCTGATGCTCTGACTTTCCTGTTTCATGCGACCGACAACCAAAAGGAAATGCATTTTATTGATGCAATGTTAAGTCGGAACCCACGGCCTGAATGCTTTTTGACAATCATTCACGATTTACCAAGGAAAACGTATAGAACACCAGATGACATTTTGTTCTGTGGTATTTTGGAGAAAATGAGAACTCATCCGTCTGAGGAAATAAGAATGctgtattcaaattattttattaaaactgatAGTGTGTAAGGTTAAATAACGTTGATTAGACGTAGGTGAATCAGAAACATTTATACTGTTATATTTGaagacaatatttatatggaaGTTATGTatgaatgttatataattaatatttttgctatgtgctcttttttaataaatgaaataagaaactatatatttataaaatcttagaaaaatgatagctataaaaataacttttatataattaaaatgaaatgtcaagatttaataataatattatatcttcaaatttatattgaataaaaaattatgtatattgaatACAAGTATTTATTGCAAGTAAAgggtttatttttacaatactttTAACGATgtaaaacaaacttaaaatactgaccaatatattaaaatacaataaataaaacgttgaATTAAGGCcgcaaataaaaatgaaaatttataggAATTACCTAGAGTACCCCTTGCacatatttcttgtgtgcttCATGTGTTTTCTATTAACAGAGtggtctggaagaaatcgctaaTTAGGGGAAGCCGCTTGTTacgtgtgaataaataataaaaataaatattcatagtttcaaaaagaataaataacatGAGAGTTAAGTTAAGTTAGTAGAGTCAAGTTAGAAAAGtccttttttattcaaaatctatatcattcattttattataagcagTTTTGAGTTCGTGTAATAGATCTTTGACTAGAGTCTTATCTATGAGCAGTTCTGTCGTGATATGATTACCAGAAAAAACCTCTTCAGACATTAAGGTTAATTGCACTGTGTCCACAGTTCCCTCTGGTCCAGGCTGTGTGGAGACGCCCgtcattttattaactaaaaagaaaaaacataatttactataagtacaaataaatataaatagttttgtctGTGGAGTTATTTTCCATGTAATGTTCCATggtaacaataaaacattaattttaatctgaAAGAATAATACAAGAGTATGTTGTATTATTCTTTTATGTTGAGAGTATGTTGTATTATTTGGAAAAATAAtcagtaacaaaaatattctatattatattaggtttCAGGCAATCGTTGACTGAAACTGTATATCATCCCAACACTTAAGGTGGACGGTGTTCTTGCGTCGACGCTTTATATAGCAACTaagatacaatttaaaaaacgtgAAATAAATCTAGGAAAGGTATGAAAACAACACGCCGCAAGGATTCTTAGCATCGATGCGCTATTGGGAGAGGCAGACCTTGGTTGATATTCATAACTAATCATCATGGATTGTTGTATTGATAAATACGGGGCCGAACAAATAAGGATTGGTCTTTAGGTTTGTAGATAGATGATTGgatgtaaaagtaaaatattacttaattctaataatagGTAACCATATAAAAGGTAGGAAATTAACGTAaagaaatcctcggaacaaTGAGGTCGCTCCGAGAAGCCTGCGAAGTGCCCTGCTTCTGTGCTTTTGGAAGGAGTAAGCTGGCTTAGTTAGCCTGGACTTCACGCACAACGGACCAAATAAGAGTGTAATTGCGGAAAAGGAGTCccccacatacatacatacaataataggTAACCAAACTTACTTATAAAGCCGTTACTCTTAATATTAGCCTCATAAGCATCTCGAGTGTTATCAGCCGCTTCAGCCAGTGATGCTGCGTGTGCTCTTGGCACGCCAAGCACCAATAAATCACGAGCCAGTTGCACACCGGTGCATGCGCATCTGTGGGCTTGACGTAACGTCCATCGTAGTACTGCAGCAGCGCGTGCGCATTCTTCACGAGACGCTTTAATATTTAGtcaaatattagttatattttactttttttttccctttggctctaacactatattttacttaatgacGAGTTAAGTATGAGTGAATGAAATCTAAGGAAAAAGTAGTCTTATTGGTTAGGGGCACGAATTTATTGATTTCTGTGTCCATAGACAACGCATTTTCTAGTTTAACTATAGTAAGTATGTATTCCATAGATCAAAAGCATGACCATATTTTACACTTTTCTAAAATTTTGCTAAAGAAtggtttcaaataataaatacttacatagATTAGTGTCCTTTAGAATATCCATGATACCATCATCctgaaaattttcataaagtataggcattatatatattaggcaCATACTTAGACTCACAATCATAGGTTTGTTAAAAAACATCGGTTGCCCGCCGTAAGACATGCGATATGTTGCCggagttttattagttttaaatttactgtacATAAgactttttatgtatttacatttaatataatacaaaatttaaagatatttttaaatgtctaaTATTTCAGCTTTCATAAATAACTATACTTAAATACTCATTGttccaatatataaaaaaatgagttaaaatacaaatatttataaatcatatttgaaatagtgttttatacatatttaggtAGTACATTTTGTTCTAATGCGAATGCGATACTTACATAGTTTTTTCGCTTCCCTTTGTAAGATAAACTAATAACGAAAAAACGTCCATAAAAGAAtcgtaagaaatatttatgtatctacGCTTCATGGAAAATAATGGTTTCAGATTGGTATCTGTGTACTGTGATCTTAAAACGTAGCTATTTTCAAGTCAATCCTTTTCTGATCGAATTTCGAAcaagatttaattttcatattccCTTATTAAgggttaaaaacaaatatcttaTAGTTTTACAGTATAAagtaaatctttatattttattcgccGTTAAgccattaaatatatct encodes:
- the LOC110999885 gene encoding uncharacterized protein LOC110999885 gives rise to the protein MAPEFQSETQAEKYRCFNKAVDDAITDSKFEIKSINYDDTDIDNLLRIEVASQRKNYVFMLDAFKCKDMLYAFRAIKLSEWLIINDDYKHIINPDYIHKNLLPYMTFKAFNKLLLKIRLTLRDATRVDEFFHYLKDKDLKNAVKWLPYCSVDLSEEIIHKFHDKIQLSTLEKFRNESNCVYIYCKNTNNDYNNTLQTLNILKVNNVEKYLNFLFDLIDASYSVDKLSAKSTKKLIKRCPHRKLNDFICFINVIHIPTLVKSFSSEEIKDVLIKHSQSKRHESLYKYDKLKYFVACLPIEDKLDLIKNVFIGKVKPVYSNETDLRNCTMIRCLTNMNNAYLWCEFLSFDDAFQELKRFIDVESNPAKKSYMLCTLFSSTHKNYDHIKIVLEYYVNSHLHEGYRFKTQFLQHVLHEINILKLDEDSWNLLSILLYSVGVYRKINNSFPKYKPNPFIIIGRHRRSYDLRKLQSDDIFVNCIILYNIIHNIDIPEILLTKFKHATFKEFKNRVTDEDKVKLFDFLFEILNSKLEKQDMKDINNFDGIMLTIKNILQLFKDWNKKIYDYPKILTKIQEFRIFFSHEKYDCSELDILIKSMKFKIETEKSTILPEDLCINVLKRNNQDLFQIITKRDSSWKYDRKPMRRFFCKLRCYWHDSIAAEFKRISLNTDKPNWDIPWGLLTEKEFLELLQQYFSTQEIGTAKEKIEIAKHLHLFRPCVSLETALHLSNENEIQNFALSIHSLMYNMDPFKVCDIFIKLQDLCSSCKKKSLQKHCLKIALKRLNYEEKTDALKEMWKMTNNKLSRFLLFQETFALLCEATDCQIIFHYWSVLSHFIDNLTECEDFRLIKLLSHPKDIPNVILPEYCETVQRFFKTLTDITHFQEFTKRFMLDPEEKVKELHKTLTKKHYAFYWLEDYILDTSSEKVQMERYEKLLVPLLGDEKFILSEKQPFIAILHSLYRNLDYKILHTKVVVPLAMFTDIQRRLEERLPFYENYVFITCGRLFLGYLRLLDKNCKQLTDRDEITHKTQIDFGVFCADYLDEEIEKHFPTIYMSFSDALTFLFHATDNQKEMHFIDAMLSRNPRPECFLTIIHDLPRKTYRTPDDILFCGILEKMRTHPSEEIRMLYSNYFIKTDSV
- the LOC110999884 gene encoding COMM domain-containing protein 4 isoform X1, whose product is MKFKFCSDGDCPLWALAGLHALSSLPSPLFRNLLHHIVDEQPDDGIMDILKDTNLSSREECARAAAVLRWTLRQAHRCACTGVQLARDLLVLGVPRAHAASLAEAADNTRDAYEANIKSNGFIINKMTGVSTQPGPEGTVDTVQLTLMSEEVFSGNHITTELLIDKTLVKDLLHELKTAYNKMNDIDFE